A region of the Elusimicrobiota bacterium genome:
CGGAATGCCCGGAATGCGGTAATATGCTGGAGTTCGGTGAAGGTTGTGTTAAATGCCATGATTGCGGATACTCAAAATGCGGGTAAGTAATACGTTAATATTTGTTTCAGAGGTTGTTTTAAAAACTTATAGAAGATTGTATGACAAGCATAAAATCCGATAGCTGGATTAAACGGATGGCGTTACACCATAAAATGATAACGCCGTTCGTTGAAAACCAAACGGACAAAACCGTGATTTCATACGGTGTGTCTTCGTACGGTTATGACATGCGGCTGGCGGATGAGTTCAAGGTGTTCTGTAAAAACAAAAACAGTGTATCCGATCCCAAGATAGTTAACCCTAATAGTTTTAAAGAGTATAAAGGCAGTGTTTGTGTAATCCCGCCGAATTCGTTTATCCTGGGAAGGAGCTACGAGTATTTCCGTATTCCCCGTAAAGTACTGTCGGTATGTTTCGGGAAGTCTACCTATGCGAGGAATGGTGTATTGGTTAATGTCACACCGCTGGAGCCTGAATGGGAAGGGTATGTGACGATATCAATCTCTAATACTTCGCCGGTACCCGTGAAAGTATACGCGTTTGAAGGTATTGCCCAGGTGTTATTCCTGGAAAGCGATAGTTCCTGCGCGGTATCTTATGCGGATAAAAAAGGAAGGTACCAGGCACAAAAAAAAATTACGGTTTCAAAAACTGAGAAAAAAAGGTTATGAGTTAGTATATGCCAAAAAATAAAAAGATTGAGTCACTCGAAAACCTTGAAGAGCAAGGGTATCGGCTGGTAGACATCGCGGCGGGGGATGTTAATCTGCCGGTAGAGAAACAATACGTTGTTGCGGAGATTAAGTTAGAAAAACGCGGGACTTTCTATAGTGACCTCGTGAATTCTTTAACCTCACAGGTATTTGAAGAAAGTGTGGCGAAACAGTACTGGCAGGAAATATTGATGCATAAATATCTTGTCAGTGAAAAATTAAGCCGTAACATTGGTATTCGTGTCGCTGCACTGGATTATCTTGAGAATATAAAAAGAATAATTAAAACTCCGAGGATTGTATCGGAGAAAGAGTATAGTAAAACCGTTAAACTCGCAACTACGGATACGCTTACCGGGTTGTATAACCGCCACTATTTTTTGGGGCAGATGGAAGGCCTTGAGAATGAGTACCGTAAACTAGCAGCACAGGCAGTGGTAAAAAAGTTTTGCGTTATGCTCATGGATATGGATAACTTCAAGAAATATAACGATACTGAAGGCCATCCTGCGGGGGATATTGTCCTCCACGAACTTGCAAGTGTTCTAACATCGGTATTTAGGAAAGATGAAACTTTATGCCGTTGGGGCGGGGATGAGTTTATTGTGTTATTACCTGACACGGATAAGCATGCGGCAAAAGTGTTGGCTGAAGAGTTAAGGCAAAAAGTTGTGCGTGAGTTCAAGGATTATAATATTACTTTGAGTATAGGCCTTGCTGAATTTCTTGTGGATGCCGGGGATAGTGATAGTTTGGTAGAACGCGCGGATGAACTTTTATACCGCGTAAAGGAGTTTGGAGGGAATAAAGTCGCTGCGGCAACTGTTGCGGAGTTTGTGTTTTTACCGGAAGCGTATAAGTTTACTGAAAAAATTTATAAAGCTGCAGTTACCGGCGACTTCAACGCATGGGATAAACGCCGTAATGTATTGAAGTATGATGAAATAAGAAAAGTGTGGAACGGTACCGTAGTACTAAAACCCGGGAATTACAGGTATAAGTTTGTAGTTAATGATTCCAAATGGTTCGCTGATACCGGGAATAATAACCAGACGGATGACGGGTTTGGCGGGCAGTGTTCTGTAATAACAATAGAGATATAGGAGGATATTTATTTATGCCGTTGTTTATTGGGCGTGACCGTGAAGCACGGCGTGCGTATGGTTTTGATGAAGTAGCAATAGTTCCCGGGGAGTGTACGCTTGACCCGGATGAGATTGATATTACCACAAAAATCGGGGATATTGAACTTAAGATACCGTTTCTCGCATCTGCAATGGATGGCGTAGTAGACGCAAAGTTCAGTGCGGCGTTCAGCAAGCTTGGCGGCCTTGCGGTGTTAAACCTTGATGGTATACATTCACGGTATGAGAATACTGATGAAATATATAAACAAATTGCGGAAATACCGCCGGCTGAAGCTACCAAATTTGTGCAGCAGCTTTACCGCAAGCCTGTGAAGGAAGAACTTATCGCAAAAAAAATTAAGGAAATTAAGAAACTTAAAGGTATCGCTGCAGTGTCTACGGTCCCGCAGAACGCTGCGAAGTACGCAAAGATTGTGCAGGACGCTGGTGCTGATGTTTTTGTTATCCAGGCAACAGTATTGACCACAAAGTTTATCTCCACAAAAGTTAAGACGTTGAATTTAAAAAAACTTATTGGTGAACTTAAGATTCCGGTAATCCTTGGTAACTGTGTGAGTTATCAAACAGCGTTAGCGTTAATGGAAACCGGGTGCGCGGGCCTACTCGTAGGTATTGGCCCGGGGTCGGCGTGTACTACCCGCGGGGTGTTGGGTATCGGTGTGCCGCAGGTGACCGCAACAATTGATTGCGCTGCAGCACGGGATTTTTATTTTAAAAAAACAGGGCGTCATGTTGCAGTGATTACCGATGGCGGGATGAATACCGGCGGGGATATATGTAAAGCTTTTGTTTCTGGTGCGGATGCTGTAATGATCGGCAGTGCGTTCGCTAAAGCTAAGGAAGCGCCGGGGTATGGGTATCACTGGGGTATGGCAACACCGCATCAGTATCTTCCCCGGGGTACACGGATATATGTAGGTACTACCGGTACGTTGGAGCAAATACTTATGGGGCCTGCAAATACGGATGACGGGACACAGAATATTGTTGGTGCGTTACGCACGTGTATGGGCAGTGTCGGAGCAGGGAATGTGAAGGAACTGCAGTTGGTGGAACTTATCATTGCGCCGGATATTAAGTCAGAAGGTAAGCTATACCAGAAAGCGCAGAAGATTGGTATGGGAAAGTAGTGTTATGATCATAATCCTGGATTTTGGTTCGCAGGTAACACAACTTATTGCACGGCGGGTGCGTGAGATGAAAGTTTATTGCGAAATCCTACCGTTTCATACAAGCGCTGAAGTTATCAAGCGTAAGCCTCAGCTTGAAGGTGTTATACTTTCCGGCGGGCCGTCAAGCGTATACGAAAAAGGCGCACCGCGATGCGGGAAGGAATTGTTTGAACTAGGCGTACCTGTATTGGGTATATGTTATGGCATGCAGTTAATGGGTTATGTTTTGGGAGGTAAGGTTAAACACGGGAAAAAACGTGAGTTTGGCCATACACAGATTACATTAAGTAAAAACGCGGGGACACAGTTATTTACGAAACTGCCCCGTAGGTTTATCGTATGGATGAGCCACGGTGATATTGTTACTAAACTACCTCCTGGTTTTGTTTCATTAGCAAAAAGTGCGCATTCGCCCTATGCTGCAGCAGGGGATGTTAAGCGTAACCTCTACGGAGTACAGTTTCATCCTGAGGTTAAACACACACCGTTGGGACGTGAGATCCTGCAGAATTTTGTATTAAAAATATGTAAAGCCCGGCAGTCGTGGAATATGAAATCGTTTGTACAGAGGGAAACTGCGGAAGTACGGCGTATAGTTGGTGATAATAAAGTTATCTGCGCGTTAAGCGGCGGGGTGGATTCATCGGTAGTGTCATTATTGGTGGACCGCGCGATTAAAAGGCAACTGGAGTGCGTGTTTGTGGATAATGGCCTCTTGCGCTGGGGTGAGAAAGAAAGGGTACAGAAAGTTTTTGGACGGAGGTTCGGGAATAGGTTGCATATCATAAATGCGGAGAATGAATTCCTCAGAGCGTTAGCCGGGGTAACTGATCCTGAGAAAAAACGTAAAATTATCGGGCATAAGTTCATAGAGATATTCGAACGTGAAGCCAGGAAGTTTAAGGGGATTAAGTATCTTGTACAGGGAACGTTGTATCCTGACGTTATTGAAAGCGTATCCGTAAAAGGGCCGTCCGCTGTGATTAAGTCACACCATAACGTCGGCGGATTACCTGAGAAAATGAAACTTAAACTTATTGAACCCGTACGGTTCCTGTTCAAGGATGAAGTACGTGAGTTAGGTAAGGAAATAGGTTTGCCTGATGAAATACTTTACCGCCAGCCTTTCCCCGGGCCGGGCCTTGCAGTACGCGTGCTTGGCGAGATAACAAGAGAAAGGTTAGTGATTGTGCGCCATGCGGACCGTATTGTAGAGGAAGAAATTGTTAATGCCGGGTTATACCACAAGTTATGGCAGTCCTTTGCTGTGTTATTACCCGTAAAAACTGTGGGCGTTATGGGTGACGCCAGGACGTATGATAATGTTATAGCAGTACGCGCGGTGGAGTCCGTTGATGCGATGACTGCGGATTGGGCAAAATTGCCGTATAACGTTATGGGGCGGATAGCTAACCGTATCATCAACGAAGTACGGGGTGTTAACCGCGTAGTATACGATATATCATCAAAACCGCCGGCTACGATTGAATGGGAATAATTGAAATATAAAA
Encoded here:
- the dcd gene encoding dCTP deaminase; the protein is MTSIKSDSWIKRMALHHKMITPFVENQTDKTVISYGVSSYGYDMRLADEFKVFCKNKNSVSDPKIVNPNSFKEYKGSVCVIPPNSFILGRSYEYFRIPRKVLSVCFGKSTYARNGVLVNVTPLEPEWEGYVTISISNTSPVPVKVYAFEGIAQVLFLESDSSCAVSYADKKGRYQAQKKITVSKTEKKRL
- a CDS encoding diguanylate cyclase, whose translation is MPKNKKIESLENLEEQGYRLVDIAAGDVNLPVEKQYVVAEIKLEKRGTFYSDLVNSLTSQVFEESVAKQYWQEILMHKYLVSEKLSRNIGIRVAALDYLENIKRIIKTPRIVSEKEYSKTVKLATTDTLTGLYNRHYFLGQMEGLENEYRKLAAQAVVKKFCVMLMDMDNFKKYNDTEGHPAGDIVLHELASVLTSVFRKDETLCRWGGDEFIVLLPDTDKHAAKVLAEELRQKVVREFKDYNITLSIGLAEFLVDAGDSDSLVERADELLYRVKEFGGNKVAAATVAEFVFLPEAYKFTEKIYKAAVTGDFNAWDKRRNVLKYDEIRKVWNGTVVLKPGNYRYKFVVNDSKWFADTGNNNQTDDGFGGQCSVITIEI
- a CDS encoding GuaB3 family IMP dehydrogenase-related protein → MPLFIGRDREARRAYGFDEVAIVPGECTLDPDEIDITTKIGDIELKIPFLASAMDGVVDAKFSAAFSKLGGLAVLNLDGIHSRYENTDEIYKQIAEIPPAEATKFVQQLYRKPVKEELIAKKIKEIKKLKGIAAVSTVPQNAAKYAKIVQDAGADVFVIQATVLTTKFISTKVKTLNLKKLIGELKIPVILGNCVSYQTALALMETGCAGLLVGIGPGSACTTRGVLGIGVPQVTATIDCAAARDFYFKKTGRHVAVITDGGMNTGGDICKAFVSGADAVMIGSAFAKAKEAPGYGYHWGMATPHQYLPRGTRIYVGTTGTLEQILMGPANTDDGTQNIVGALRTCMGSVGAGNVKELQLVELIIAPDIKSEGKLYQKAQKIGMGK
- the guaA gene encoding glutamine-hydrolyzing GMP synthase; translated protein: MIIILDFGSQVTQLIARRVREMKVYCEILPFHTSAEVIKRKPQLEGVILSGGPSSVYEKGAPRCGKELFELGVPVLGICYGMQLMGYVLGGKVKHGKKREFGHTQITLSKNAGTQLFTKLPRRFIVWMSHGDIVTKLPPGFVSLAKSAHSPYAAAGDVKRNLYGVQFHPEVKHTPLGREILQNFVLKICKARQSWNMKSFVQRETAEVRRIVGDNKVICALSGGVDSSVVSLLVDRAIKRQLECVFVDNGLLRWGEKERVQKVFGRRFGNRLHIINAENEFLRALAGVTDPEKKRKIIGHKFIEIFEREARKFKGIKYLVQGTLYPDVIESVSVKGPSAVIKSHHNVGGLPEKMKLKLIEPVRFLFKDEVRELGKEIGLPDEILYRQPFPGPGLAVRVLGEITRERLVIVRHADRIVEEEIVNAGLYHKLWQSFAVLLPVKTVGVMGDARTYDNVIAVRAVESVDAMTADWAKLPYNVMGRIANRIINEVRGVNRVVYDISSKPPATIEWE